One window of Nitrospira sp. genomic DNA carries:
- the nuoL gene encoding NADH-quinone oxidoreductase subunit L, whose translation MSSLTDLLIKLIPVFPLLAVLANGLLGHRYSHGMAHRLAWGSVGLSFLCTVGVFTDVMRTGTSHEVVVYQWIFGGDLAINLAYLVDPLTCAWLLVITGVGFLIHVYSVGYMHGETGFTRFFTYMNLFMVSMLLLVMGNNYAVLFIGWEGVGLCSYLLIGYYYDKVSAAKAASKAFVVNRIGDAGFLVAIFLVFTNFKTLDYTKVFAQVGQLSPDMATAIALCLFIGAVGKSAQLPLHTWLPDAMEGPTPVSALIHAATMVTAGVYMVVRNHAIFDLSPFAMSLVAFVGGGTALFAATIGLVQTDIKRVLAYSTVSQLGYMFLGCGIGAYTAAVFHVMTHAFFKALLFLSAGSVIHAVSGEQDIRKMGGLSSRIPWTHRLFLIGTIAIAGLPPLAGFWSKDEIMAHAFTNHHYLLYGMAAFGAFMTSFYMFRLTYLTFYGSSRMDPHEAEHVHESPMVMVAPLMVLGFLSIVGGLIMGFPPEHGWLHRFLGPVVGGGSVHEASAGMVILLMSIAIVIALAGWGLAHFLYGLSPATADQWAKQFSGMYRLLLNKYYVDELYDLIFVEPLKRLGAMLDWFDRTVIDGIVRGVGWLADWGSAGSTWVEKYIIYGGLNVIGYSNHLAAREGRKMQSGMVHHYAAIIVAGIFLLVLVVQLFAQM comes from the coding sequence GTGTCCAGCTTGACTGATCTCCTCATCAAATTGATTCCCGTTTTCCCGCTGCTCGCGGTTCTTGCGAACGGACTGCTCGGGCACCGCTACTCGCATGGGATGGCCCATCGATTGGCTTGGGGGTCAGTCGGCCTATCGTTTCTCTGTACGGTCGGCGTATTCACCGATGTCATGCGTACGGGAACTTCTCATGAAGTGGTTGTCTACCAGTGGATTTTCGGGGGAGATCTTGCGATCAATTTAGCATACCTGGTGGATCCTCTGACCTGCGCTTGGTTGCTGGTCATCACCGGTGTCGGGTTCCTCATTCACGTCTATTCCGTGGGGTATATGCACGGAGAAACTGGATTTACGCGCTTCTTCACCTACATGAATCTATTCATGGTCTCCATGCTGCTTCTGGTCATGGGGAACAACTATGCCGTGCTCTTTATCGGTTGGGAGGGTGTCGGGCTTTGTTCCTATCTCTTGATCGGCTATTACTATGACAAGGTTTCTGCCGCCAAGGCGGCATCCAAAGCGTTCGTCGTCAACAGGATCGGCGACGCGGGATTTCTCGTCGCGATATTTCTTGTCTTCACCAACTTTAAGACCCTCGACTATACCAAGGTCTTTGCCCAGGTCGGGCAACTATCTCCAGACATGGCGACTGCCATCGCTCTGTGCCTCTTCATCGGTGCGGTTGGGAAGTCTGCGCAGCTTCCCCTCCATACCTGGCTGCCCGATGCGATGGAAGGTCCGACGCCGGTGAGCGCGTTGATCCATGCGGCAACCATGGTGACGGCCGGTGTCTACATGGTCGTCCGTAATCACGCGATCTTCGATCTCTCACCGTTCGCGATGTCGCTGGTGGCGTTTGTCGGTGGAGGCACCGCCCTGTTTGCGGCGACCATCGGACTCGTCCAGACCGACATCAAACGCGTCCTGGCTTATTCGACGGTGAGCCAGCTCGGATATATGTTTCTCGGTTGTGGGATCGGCGCCTATACGGCGGCCGTGTTTCATGTCATGACCCATGCGTTCTTCAAAGCGTTGTTGTTCTTGTCGGCAGGGTCGGTGATCCATGCAGTATCGGGGGAACAGGATATCCGAAAGATGGGCGGACTGAGCAGCCGGATCCCATGGACCCATCGTCTCTTCCTGATCGGCACCATTGCGATCGCGGGGCTTCCTCCCTTGGCGGGTTTCTGGAGCAAAGACGAGATTATGGCCCATGCCTTCACCAATCATCACTATCTCCTGTACGGCATGGCGGCATTCGGGGCATTCATGACGTCTTTTTATATGTTCCGTCTGACCTATCTGACGTTCTACGGTTCTTCTCGGATGGATCCTCATGAGGCTGAGCATGTGCATGAATCTCCGATGGTCATGGTCGCTCCCCTGATGGTCCTTGGCTTCCTCTCGATTGTGGGTGGGTTGATTATGGGTTTTCCTCCAGAGCATGGTTGGTTGCATAGATTCTTGGGACCCGTCGTCGGGGGGGGGAGCGTGCATGAAGCTAGTGCCGGCATGGTGATTCTGTTGATGAGCATTGCGATCGTCATCGCCTTGGCTGGGTGGGGGCTGGCGCATTTTCTGTATGGCCTGAGCCCGGCAACAGCAGACCAATGGGCAAAACAATTCTCCGGGATGTACCGGCTTCTGCTGAACAAGTACTACGTCGACGAACTGTACGACCTGATCTTCGTGGAGCCGCTCAAACGTCTGGGTGCAATGCTTGACTGGTTCGATCGCACAGTCATAGACGGCATCGTGCGAGGTGTTGGATGGCTCGCTGATTGGGGTTCTGCCGGATCCACGTGGGTCGAGAAATACATTATCTACGGCGGCCTGAACGTAATCGGATATAGCAACCATCTCGCGGCTCGCGAAGGTCGGAAGATGCAGAGCGGAATGGTGCATCATTATGCCGCCATCATCGTCGCGGGGATCTTTCTTCTCGTTCTTGTCGTTCAACTGTTTGCTCAGATGTAG
- the nuoK gene encoding NADH-quinone oxidoreductase subunit NuoK: protein MIPLSAYTAVSAILFMTGLVGVLIRRNFIIVLMSVEIMMNAANINLVAFSHYLESMAGQLVALFIIAIAAGEAAVGLAIIIVVFRGKISTNVDEMNLLKW, encoded by the coding sequence ATGATTCCTTTGTCTGCCTATACAGCCGTCAGCGCGATCCTTTTTATGACGGGGCTCGTGGGTGTGCTTATCAGACGGAACTTCATTATCGTGCTGATGTCGGTTGAAATCATGATGAATGCGGCCAACATTAATTTGGTCGCCTTCTCACATTATTTGGAATCGATGGCAGGGCAACTTGTGGCTCTGTTCATCATCGCCATCGCGGCCGGCGAAGCGGCCGTTGGTTTGGCCATCATCATCGTCGTGTTCAGAGGCAAGATTTCCACGAATGTAGATGAAATGAACCTATTAAAGTGGTAG
- a CDS encoding NADH-quinone oxidoreductase subunit J: MTGMFFAYFALVSIAAGVMTVSLRHPVHCALSLLVLLMHVSGLFILLNAEFLWAVQVIVYVGAILVLYLFVLMLMNLKTDERYFHPSALYILGPAVLGAGYVLYLLLRSPFAGVKGDAPTTAVLQDGDTYAVGIKMFSDHLLQFEIVGIFLLGAIIGAIVLAKAPKPLERHRERL; encoded by the coding sequence ATGACCGGAATGTTTTTCGCTTATTTTGCATTGGTCAGTATTGCCGCCGGTGTTATGACGGTGTCCTTGCGTCACCCAGTTCACTGCGCGCTCTCTCTCCTCGTGTTGCTCATGCACGTCTCCGGCCTATTCATTCTTCTGAACGCGGAGTTCTTGTGGGCCGTGCAGGTCATCGTCTACGTTGGGGCCATTCTGGTGCTGTACCTCTTTGTGTTGATGTTGATGAATCTCAAGACGGATGAACGGTATTTTCACCCATCGGCTCTGTATATTCTCGGGCCTGCTGTCTTGGGAGCCGGCTACGTTTTGTACCTCCTCCTGCGGTCTCCATTTGCGGGGGTCAAGGGGGATGCTCCGACCACCGCCGTGCTGCAAGACGGCGATACCTATGCCGTGGGCATCAAGATGTTCAGCGACCATCTCTTGCAGTTTGAGATCGTCGGCATCTTTCTGCTCGGAGCCATTATCGGCGCGATCGTGCTGGCCAAGGCTCCGAAGCCGCTGGAGAGGCATCGCGAGCGGTTATGA
- the nuoI gene encoding NADH-quinone oxidoreductase subunit NuoI produces MSVGALTKKILQAALFYEIVDAMKVTFRHMLHRPMTFQYPREQRTIPDTHRGALGLLRYDDGQERCVGCDLCEAACPSHCIKVISAEDPARPLQRYASEFYIDITKCVFCGYCVEACPVNALAMTKMYEYSTHDKRSLLFDKKRLYDIGERHLDDGKKYLYAHNQEKDVEQSREYRYYFPQSVQKSTQPPPKHLS; encoded by the coding sequence ATGAGTGTCGGCGCGTTGACCAAGAAGATCCTTCAGGCTGCGTTGTTCTACGAGATTGTGGACGCGATGAAGGTCACGTTTCGGCACATGCTTCATCGACCGATGACGTTTCAGTATCCGCGGGAACAACGAACGATCCCAGATACGCATCGCGGTGCGCTTGGTTTGCTTCGATATGATGATGGGCAAGAACGGTGTGTCGGCTGCGATCTTTGCGAGGCCGCCTGTCCTTCGCATTGCATCAAGGTGATCAGTGCCGAGGATCCGGCGCGACCACTCCAGCGCTACGCCAGTGAATTTTATATCGATATCACAAAATGCGTCTTCTGCGGCTATTGTGTCGAAGCATGTCCCGTGAACGCATTGGCGATGACCAAGATGTACGAATACTCGACCCATGACAAACGCAGTCTACTCTTCGACAAGAAGCGGCTGTACGACATCGGCGAACGCCATCTTGATGACGGGAAGAAATATTTGTATGCGCACAACCAGGAGAAGGATGTCGAGCAAAGCCGCGAGTACCGTTACTATTTTCCACAGTCGGTACAGAAGTCGACCCAACCGCCTCCCAAACATCTGAGCTGA
- a CDS encoding molybdopterin-dependent oxidoreductase has translation MGLKPATNPDVEAATIELSIDGKSVTARDGVSLYDVIAMTGKIIPAMCYHYTFDPFGSCGMCLVMQEGKKAPVRSCTAKAAAGMVIRTEGEDLFLARKKAVEKHLSVHPLDCPVCDADGHCELQDMAFQHGVTNLANAKQKFIPEDTRSPVLDFNMNRCIACAECINVCKDVLMIDALQFMKKGGFNQVVAKGDLALDCEFCGDCLAVCPVGAITNKFSKYLYKPWQMKKTTTTCNYCGDGCQLYLETKDEEVVRVTSPLSWKNKWGDRSETAKGHGGLCVRGRFGFEYLDSKNRLTQPLVREGGRLVQKPWLETMHLLVDRLTEIKGKYGADAIGGLVTARCTNEELYLFQKLMRTGFGTNQLDSSARYGHMNFVLASKHAVGLGRAPNDWEDLTKAKAIILFGSNITETNPLTAVRIKEAIRVYKAQVVTLDSAITNIAKLASHSFLIRPGTEGAVIDGLVKTTIDQDLVDEEAVEKHPQAFEALKSAVENVSLERLAAQTGLPVEAFREVAAIFAESSRSIILCGEGIVRRTNGYQNVLKLMDLAWITGKLGRAGCGVNTVTEEPNEQGAVDMGAAPEFLPGQARFDDPAVRDRFAKAWETSLPPVGSGAHLIEILKRSKSGQIKALYILGENPLATLPASMEVRAALERLELLVVQDPFLTETGKLAHFVLPACTYAEKDGTFTNLEGRVLRVRQAMDPLGESLPDWHIMTAFANAMGCRWEYQSANDIQAEIMKLLPGYYNLGQPRKVMPAPDQYLSNDYAAGVKVRYQRCPSSGEHTRPFSLLMGQLLMHSGKLSTQAPGLIKIAPNTEKLRMNIRDMERLGLQDGAKVRLTSDRGSLQLGVQPDQSIAPGTCFFPEHFNEPPVKDLMPVSVDATTGVPSFKQIWVSVEQA, from the coding sequence ATGGGTTTGAAGCCGGCTACTAATCCAGACGTTGAAGCGGCAACGATCGAATTGAGCATCGACGGGAAATCCGTCACAGCAAGGGACGGGGTGTCCTTGTACGACGTCATCGCAATGACGGGCAAGATCATCCCGGCCATGTGCTATCACTACACATTCGATCCGTTCGGCTCTTGTGGCATGTGCCTCGTCATGCAAGAGGGAAAGAAGGCTCCCGTTCGGTCGTGCACCGCCAAGGCGGCGGCGGGAATGGTGATTCGTACAGAAGGAGAGGATCTCTTTCTCGCTCGGAAGAAAGCCGTCGAGAAACACCTGTCGGTGCATCCTCTCGACTGCCCGGTGTGCGATGCGGACGGCCATTGTGAACTCCAAGATATGGCCTTCCAGCATGGCGTGACCAATCTGGCCAATGCGAAGCAGAAATTCATTCCGGAAGATACACGCAGTCCCGTGCTCGACTTCAACATGAATCGCTGCATTGCCTGTGCGGAATGCATCAATGTTTGCAAGGATGTGTTGATGATCGATGCCTTGCAGTTCATGAAGAAGGGCGGATTCAACCAGGTCGTGGCCAAGGGCGATCTCGCCCTCGATTGTGAATTCTGCGGAGATTGTTTAGCAGTGTGTCCGGTCGGCGCCATCACGAACAAGTTTTCCAAGTATCTGTATAAACCGTGGCAGATGAAGAAGACGACGACGACCTGCAACTACTGCGGAGACGGTTGCCAACTCTACCTGGAAACGAAAGATGAAGAGGTGGTCCGAGTCACCTCCCCGTTATCTTGGAAGAACAAGTGGGGCGACCGATCGGAAACTGCCAAGGGGCACGGCGGGCTCTGCGTGCGTGGACGTTTTGGGTTCGAATATCTAGACAGTAAGAACCGGCTTACACAGCCCCTTGTCCGCGAAGGGGGTCGGTTGGTGCAAAAGCCTTGGCTGGAAACTATGCACCTGCTCGTAGACCGATTGACCGAAATTAAGGGAAAATACGGTGCCGATGCCATCGGCGGCCTTGTGACGGCGCGCTGTACGAACGAAGAACTGTATTTGTTTCAGAAGCTCATGCGCACTGGTTTTGGAACCAACCAGCTCGATAGTAGCGCCCGCTACGGCCATATGAACTTTGTGCTCGCGTCCAAACATGCGGTCGGACTTGGGAGAGCGCCGAATGATTGGGAGGATTTGACTAAAGCGAAAGCCATCATCTTGTTCGGCTCCAATATTACCGAGACGAACCCGTTGACTGCCGTGCGAATCAAAGAAGCGATACGGGTCTACAAGGCTCAGGTGGTGACGCTCGACAGCGCCATTACGAATATTGCAAAGCTGGCATCGCACTCGTTTTTGATCAGGCCCGGAACAGAGGGAGCAGTGATCGATGGGTTGGTCAAGACGACCATCGATCAGGATTTGGTGGATGAAGAAGCTGTCGAGAAACACCCCCAAGCGTTTGAAGCGCTCAAAAGTGCGGTGGAGAATGTTTCGTTGGAGCGGCTTGCGGCGCAGACCGGCTTGCCCGTGGAAGCCTTCCGAGAAGTTGCGGCTATTTTTGCCGAATCGTCGAGGTCGATCATCCTATGCGGTGAAGGGATTGTCAGACGGACGAACGGCTATCAGAACGTCTTAAAACTGATGGATCTCGCCTGGATCACCGGCAAGCTCGGACGAGCGGGTTGTGGTGTGAACACCGTGACGGAGGAGCCGAATGAACAAGGGGCCGTTGATATGGGCGCAGCACCTGAGTTTCTCCCAGGTCAGGCTCGGTTTGACGATCCAGCAGTTCGAGACCGGTTCGCCAAGGCATGGGAAACGTCACTCCCTCCTGTCGGCTCAGGGGCACATCTCATCGAAATCTTGAAGCGGAGCAAGAGTGGACAGATCAAAGCCCTATACATTCTGGGGGAAAATCCGCTCGCGACCTTGCCGGCCTCGATGGAGGTGCGAGCCGCCCTTGAACGACTCGAACTGTTAGTCGTGCAAGATCCTTTTTTGACTGAAACGGGGAAATTGGCTCATTTTGTGCTCCCCGCTTGCACCTATGCGGAGAAGGACGGCACATTTACGAATCTTGAAGGTCGTGTGCTTCGCGTTCGTCAGGCGATGGATCCGCTTGGAGAGAGCCTGCCGGACTGGCACATCATGACCGCGTTCGCGAATGCCATGGGATGCCGATGGGAGTACCAATCTGCCAATGATATTCAGGCCGAGATTATGAAACTGTTGCCCGGATATTATAATCTCGGACAACCCCGCAAGGTTATGCCAGCCCCTGATCAGTATTTGTCCAACGACTACGCAGCGGGGGTCAAGGTTCGTTATCAACGGTGTCCGTCATCGGGAGAACATACCCGTCCCTTTTCTCTATTGATGGGACAGTTATTGATGCATTCTGGGAAATTGTCGACGCAAGCGCCCGGGCTTATCAAGATCGCTCCGAACACCGAGAAGCTGCGGATGAACATACGGGACATGGAACGTCTCGGATTGCAAGACGGTGCGAAGGTGCGTTTGACCTCGGATCGTGGTTCGCTTCAGCTTGGTGTGCAGCCGGATCAGTCCATCGCGCCGGGCACCTGCTTTTTCCCCGAGCATTTCAATGAACCCCCGGTGAAGGACTTAATGCCGGTGTCGGTTGATGCCACGACCGGTGTCCCGTCGTTCAAACAGATCTGGGTAAGTGTTGAACAGGCGTAA
- the nuoD gene encoding NADH dehydrogenase (quinone) subunit D: MAFEDQRTTVYKINPEHPESETLPTLRTEELLLNMGPQHPSTHGVLKVILELEGERLVKSTPVMGYLHRGVEKLAEDGTYHQFIPHTDRLDYVCAMYNNFAYCRAVEKLLNLQVPERAEYLRTIVAEVQRIIGHQFWLSAQALDIGAMTVFFYCFRDREILLDWFDELCGARLTTSWYRIGGVERDLTPSLLDKLKQFLDYFPPKIDEYQVFLERNRIWLGRTKGVAVISAEDAVNFGLSGPVLRGSGVDYDLRKYEPYSAYPKCEFSVPVGKNGDTYDRYWIRVMELYESVKIIRQCLEQMQEGPIMADVPSVTLPPKERVFTNLEAMIQQFKLFSQGFDAPPGEIYCGTEAHKGELGFYIVSTGGGKPYRLKIRAPSFVHMGAFDHMARGYMISDACTIFGTYDVVMGECDR, translated from the coding sequence GTGGCATTCGAGGACCAAAGAACCACCGTCTATAAGATCAACCCGGAGCATCCGGAAAGCGAGACGCTTCCGACCCTGCGAACCGAGGAACTCCTGCTCAACATGGGACCTCAGCACCCCAGTACGCACGGGGTGTTGAAAGTAATTCTAGAGCTGGAAGGGGAGCGGTTGGTGAAATCTACGCCGGTCATGGGGTACCTCCACCGAGGAGTAGAAAAGCTTGCTGAAGATGGCACGTACCATCAGTTCATTCCTCATACGGATCGGCTCGACTATGTCTGTGCGATGTATAACAACTTTGCCTATTGCCGTGCCGTTGAAAAACTCTTGAATTTGCAAGTGCCAGAGCGGGCGGAATATCTCAGGACAATCGTTGCGGAGGTACAGCGGATCATTGGGCACCAATTTTGGCTGAGCGCCCAGGCGCTTGACATCGGGGCCATGACCGTCTTTTTTTATTGTTTTCGGGATCGGGAAATCCTGCTGGATTGGTTCGACGAGCTGTGCGGAGCTCGTCTCACGACGAGTTGGTATCGAATCGGCGGGGTTGAGCGGGACTTGACTCCCTCATTGCTCGACAAGCTCAAACAGTTCTTGGACTATTTCCCGCCGAAAATCGACGAATATCAGGTGTTTCTCGAGAGAAACCGCATTTGGCTTGGGCGCACCAAGGGGGTCGCCGTGATCTCCGCCGAAGATGCGGTCAATTTTGGACTGAGCGGACCGGTTCTTCGCGGGTCCGGCGTGGACTATGATCTTCGTAAGTACGAGCCCTATAGCGCCTATCCAAAGTGCGAGTTCAGCGTTCCGGTTGGGAAAAACGGCGATACCTATGATCGGTATTGGATTCGGGTGATGGAGCTTTACGAGAGCGTCAAGATCATTCGACAATGTCTGGAGCAGATGCAGGAGGGGCCCATTATGGCGGATGTTCCCAGCGTGACGCTGCCGCCGAAGGAGCGAGTCTTCACGAACCTGGAGGCAATGATCCAACAGTTCAAGCTATTCTCGCAGGGGTTCGATGCTCCACCTGGAGAAATCTACTGCGGCACAGAAGCGCACAAAGGGGAGTTGGGTTTTTATATCGTCAGTACGGGGGGAGGAAAGCCCTATCGACTGAAGATTCGCGCCCCTTCGTTCGTGCATATGGGCGCGTTCGATCATATGGCCAGAGGATATATGATCTCGGATGCCTGTACGATCTTCGGCACCTACGATGTCGTGATGGGCGAATGCGATAGATAG
- a CDS encoding NADH-quinone oxidoreductase subunit C: MHPLLQRIQQTFSVGITGLAEWRGDVAVTVSRDKLHDVAQFLRSDPGMDFDYIVHVSSVDWPDDEERFEVVWEFYSIRKRHRLRLKTRVPESDCVVDSLTDLWKGADFMEREVFDMMGIRFRNHPDLRRILMPDDYTEGYPLRKDFPLRGKGWRDTFDFLDEVPR; this comes from the coding sequence ATGCATCCACTGCTCCAGCGGATTCAGCAGACGTTTTCGGTCGGAATCACCGGCCTGGCTGAGTGGCGCGGTGACGTGGCGGTGACCGTCTCCCGAGACAAGCTCCATGACGTTGCTCAGTTTCTACGAAGCGATCCCGGGATGGATTTCGATTATATCGTTCATGTGAGCTCCGTGGATTGGCCGGATGACGAAGAGCGATTCGAAGTCGTGTGGGAATTCTACTCGATTAGGAAACGACATCGCCTTCGGCTCAAGACACGGGTGCCTGAATCAGATTGTGTCGTGGATTCCTTGACGGATCTTTGGAAAGGTGCCGATTTCATGGAACGCGAAGTCTTCGACATGATGGGTATCCGGTTTCGAAATCATCCCGATCTTCGCCGGATTTTAATGCCTGATGATTATACTGAAGGTTACCCGTTGCGTAAGGATTTTCCACTCCGTGGAAAGGGCTGGCGAGATACATTTGATTTTCTGGACGAAGTTCCACGATAG
- a CDS encoding NADH-quinone oxidoreductase subunit B — protein MGLIQLGRPEKDGAPDVITGSLEKAVNWARKGSLWPMTFGLACCAIEMMAAVSSRYDMDRFGAGVFRGSPRQSDLMIVAGTVCRRMAPVIRKIYDQMPEPKYVIAMGSCATSGNIYDSYSVVQGVDRFIPVDIYVPGCPPTPEALLDGILKLQDRIMQKRVFVTQPEQVKAGLKV, from the coding sequence ATGGGATTGATCCAACTGGGACGGCCTGAGAAAGACGGAGCTCCGGACGTCATCACGGGGTCTCTTGAAAAAGCCGTGAACTGGGCTAGGAAGGGCTCTCTCTGGCCGATGACGTTCGGGCTCGCCTGCTGCGCCATCGAGATGATGGCCGCGGTTTCTTCGCGGTACGATATGGATCGGTTCGGGGCAGGAGTGTTTCGCGGGTCGCCGCGACAGTCGGATTTGATGATCGTCGCCGGAACCGTATGTCGACGCATGGCGCCGGTGATTCGAAAAATTTACGACCAAATGCCTGAACCTAAGTATGTGATTGCGATGGGGTCCTGTGCCACATCAGGGAACATCTATGACAGTTACAGTGTCGTGCAGGGAGTCGACCGATTTATTCCCGTTGATATTTATGTGCCCGGTTGCCCTCCGACTCCCGAGGCGCTCTTGGACGGCATTCTAAAACTGCAGGATCGCATCATGCAAAAACGTGTGTTTGTGACTCAACCGGAGCAGGTCAAGGCCGGTCTGAAAGTGTGA
- the ndhC gene encoding NADH-quinone oxidoreductase subunit A, producing MTGTEALLEYLTKFFPVFLFILVTLVFGIATLLVSYFVQPRYPEPEKLSTYECGAEPFSDARMPFPVRYYIFAMLFVIFDIEVIFLYPWAVVFTKIGVIGLIEMMIFIGLFIVAYVYAWRKGALEWD from the coding sequence ATGACCGGGACGGAAGCTCTTCTTGAATATCTGACGAAGTTTTTTCCGGTCTTTCTCTTTATCTTGGTAACGTTGGTTTTTGGGATAGCGACCTTGCTCGTCAGTTATTTTGTGCAGCCCAGGTATCCGGAACCAGAAAAACTATCGACCTACGAGTGTGGAGCTGAACCATTTTCCGACGCCCGTATGCCGTTCCCTGTCAGGTATTACATTTTTGCGATGTTGTTCGTCATCTTCGATATTGAAGTGATCTTTCTCTATCCTTGGGCCGTGGTATTCACCAAAATCGGGGTGATTGGGTTGATCGAAATGATGATTTTTATAGGACTGTTCATTGTGGCCTACGTGTATGCCTGGCGAAAAGGTGCGCTGGAGTGGGACTGA
- a CDS encoding OmpA family protein, producing the protein MKTLAFLVLVLCSGADLSLEAALAQTPEIDSIRFSQAALAFSSGAIQKTSPIDGIVNLITGDNQSTGNRMLLGKRDSLYLKLNNPTEVTVGDLFTVYRRVRKVFHPVTKEYLGFVMNRSAVVRVTAADHTLTTAEAVLSYGPISPGDPVMRFVPLAPDIETSPASNIPDIEGMIVELQADRTMTLVSQSNVVYLDRGREDGLKTGELLDIHRHSAGLPPRKIGQLKVLAVESHTATALVFKANTRVIQGDRFKLVGYAAPLTKPVGASPGSPPTQASQPVPADLVSSKLNIQDASGQSRVNLGDLAKFLRYDSGDAAIKTENYKVLDQLIEYLRTSGDMRMIRIEGHTDNVEIGPSLKSRYPSNRELSKVRADGVLRYLVEKGGVEPERISAVGLGDTKPTATNTAEEGRARNRRVEILLYTSDVPVLKPDVQTHVQRLEHNPSSLSAGDSNDQSFASTAASDPAGSSGRGTLSVGDSSQISVKNGSGPTNNPDASGDTPAATNRLDTPPQPTAGTPTD; encoded by the coding sequence ATGAAAACCTTGGCGTTCCTCGTCTTAGTCCTCTGTTCAGGAGCGGACCTCTCACTTGAGGCAGCGCTAGCACAGACACCAGAGATCGATTCTATTCGGTTTTCGCAGGCTGCACTCGCCTTTTCCAGCGGAGCCATCCAAAAAACATCACCGATCGACGGAATCGTAAATTTGATAACCGGGGATAATCAGTCAACGGGCAATCGCATGCTTCTTGGCAAGCGAGATTCACTCTATCTCAAACTCAACAACCCCACTGAGGTAACGGTCGGTGATCTTTTCACGGTCTACCGGCGGGTTCGGAAAGTGTTTCATCCAGTGACTAAGGAGTATCTCGGATTTGTCATGAATCGTTCAGCGGTCGTGAGGGTGACCGCTGCCGACCACACTCTCACGACCGCGGAGGCCGTGCTGAGCTACGGACCGATTTCCCCCGGTGACCCTGTCATGCGCTTTGTGCCTCTGGCTCCAGACATCGAGACGAGCCCCGCGTCGAACATCCCCGACATTGAGGGTATGATTGTTGAGCTCCAGGCCGACCGGACGATGACCCTGGTCTCACAGTCAAATGTTGTGTACCTGGATCGAGGGAGGGAAGATGGATTAAAGACCGGCGAACTCCTCGACATCCACCGGCACAGTGCCGGGCTTCCTCCACGAAAGATCGGCCAACTCAAGGTATTGGCGGTAGAATCTCATACAGCTACAGCTCTTGTATTTAAGGCCAACACCCGGGTCATCCAAGGAGACCGGTTCAAACTCGTTGGATACGCCGCACCCCTCACCAAGCCTGTAGGAGCAAGCCCGGGGTCGCCCCCGACCCAGGCCAGTCAACCGGTCCCAGCCGATCTGGTATCCAGCAAGCTGAACATACAGGATGCATCAGGACAAAGCCGAGTCAACCTTGGGGACCTAGCGAAGTTCCTGCGCTACGACTCAGGGGATGCGGCTATCAAGACGGAAAATTACAAGGTGCTCGATCAGTTGATTGAATACCTGCGCACAAGCGGCGACATGAGGATGATCCGTATCGAAGGTCATACGGATAACGTGGAGATCGGCCCTTCGCTCAAGTCGCGGTATCCAAGCAATCGGGAGTTGTCCAAAGTGCGCGCAGACGGCGTCCTCCGCTATCTCGTAGAAAAGGGCGGCGTGGAGCCGGAACGGATCAGTGCGGTGGGACTCGGAGACACCAAACCAACCGCCACGAATACGGCGGAGGAGGGCCGCGCGAGGAATCGACGCGTGGAAATTCTTCTCTATACTTCTGATGTACCGGTGCTTAAACCTGACGTACAGACTCACGTGCAAAGGCTCGAACACAATCCTTCGAGTTTGAGCGCAGGAGACAGCAACGACCAATCGTTCGCTTCGACTGCTGCATCAGACCCAGCTGGTTCCTCTGGGCGAGGGACCCTATCCGTCGGCGATTCTTCCCAGATTTCT